One segment of Brassica napus cultivar Da-Ae chromosome C3, Da-Ae, whole genome shotgun sequence DNA contains the following:
- the LOC106447603 gene encoding uncharacterized protein LOC106447603 — protein MALEWVVLGYAAAAEAIMVILLTMPGLDGLRKGLVGVTRNLLKPFLSIVPLCLFLLMDIYWKYETMPSCDGDSCTPSEHLRHQKSMMKSQRNALLIAAALVFYWILYSVTHLVVEIEQLNQRIERLKSKD, from the coding sequence ATGGCTCTCGAATGGGTTGTGTTAGGCTACGCAGCGGCGGCTGAAGCGATCATGGTAATCCTTCTGACGATGCCGGGGCTCGACGGTCTCCGCAAGGGATTGGTCGGCGTCACGCGTAATCTCCTGAAACCGTTTCTATCGATAGTCCCTTTGTGCCTCTTCCTGTTGATGGACATCTACTGGAAGTACGAGACGATGCCTTCGTGCGACGGAGACTCCTGCACGCCGTCGGAACACCTCCGTCACCAGAAATCGATGATGAAATCCCAGCGAAACGCGCTTCTCATCGCGGCCGCGCTTGTGTTCTACTGGATACTCTACTCTGTTACTCATTTGGTGGTTGAGATCGAGCAGCTTAACCAGCGGATCGAGAGGCTCAAGAGCAAGGATTGA
- the BNAC03G33370D gene encoding uncharacterized protein BNAC03G33370D encodes MHYQEQMESLMLGEERRRGNCARDADADEGFISPSSFPNSPDDSARRGSFSLRRGLSKHYKGKSQSFTSLSEALTVEDLAKPENPFNAKLKQRRENLHCRRFSGPGGASERNLGGQDDFLAGNDRPPRLSGNRPPRAQTLSAAHISSLVTRS; translated from the exons ATGCACTATCAAGAACAGATGGAGTCTCTTATGTTGGGTGAAGAACGCAGACGCGGAAATTGCGCTAGGGACGCAGATGCAGATGAAGGTTTTATATCTCCCTCTTCTTTTCCAAACTCTCCTGACGATTCGGCCCGTCGTGGTTCATTTTCTTTAAG GAGAGGACTGTCTAAACATTACAAAGGTAAATCACAATCATTCACTTCGTTGTCGGAAGCGCTAACCGTAGAAGATCTCGCGAAACCTGAGAATCCTTTCAACGCAAAACTAAAGCAGCGACGGGAGAACCTTCACTGTCGTCGATTCTCCGGACCTGGCGGCGCATCAGAGAGAAACTTAGGCGGCCAAGACGATTTCCTAGCCGGAAACGATAGGCCGCCGCGACTTTCTGGTAACAGGCCGCCTAGAGCCCAGACGCTCTCTGCCGCTCATATATCGTCTTTGGTTACTCGAAGCTAA
- the LOC106450337 gene encoding uncharacterized protein LOC106450337, with amino-acid sequence MKSVSLIVILLISSSLSPQTVTSFSLFPFPFPLPIPFSLPFSFPSIFGGIIGRDNHSELARRCFPDLGDGEACMAEIFGSFFNRQITIGPECCKAIVEIDEDCTQAVFKQFSDSLFTSSVKQFCSYINS; translated from the coding sequence atgaaaTCAGTGTCACTCATAGTCATTCTTCTCATCTCATCCTCTCTTTCACCTCAAACCGTAACATCATTCTCCTTATTTCCGTTTCCGTTTCCCCTTCCCATTCCATTTTCACTTCCATTTTCGTTCCCTTCTATATTTGGTGGAATAATCGGTAGAGATAATCACAGCGAGCTAGCTAGGAGGTGCTTCCCTGACCTAGGAGACGGAGAGGCCTGCATGGCTGAGATATTCGGGTCATTCTTCAACCGTCAGATAACTATAGGGCCAGAATGTTGCAAGGCCATTGTTGAGATCGATGAAGACTGTACACAAGCCGTTTTTAAACAGTTCAGCGATTCTTTATTTACTAGTTCCGTCAAGCAGTTTTGCTCTTACATCAATAGCTGA
- the LOC106450338 gene encoding polcalcin Bra n 2, with amino-acid sequence MADATERAEHDRIFKKFDANGDGKISASELGDALKNLGSVTHDDIKRMMAEIDTDGDGYISYQEFSDFASANRGLMKDVAKIF; translated from the coding sequence ATGGCTGACGCAACCGAAAGAGCTGAGCACGATCGTATTTTCAAGAAATTTGATGCTAACGGAGATGGAAAAATCTCTGCCTCCGAGCTTGGAGATGCTCTCAAGAACCTTGGCTCGGTCACTCACGACGACATTAAGCGTATGATGGCTGAGATTGATACCGATGGTGATGGATACATATCCTACCAAGAATTTTCTGATTTCGCAAGTGCTAACCGTGGTCTCATGAAAGATGTCGCCAAGATTTTCTAA